A genomic window from Mesorhizobium sp. 131-2-1 includes:
- a CDS encoding helix-turn-helix transcriptional regulator — MRRADRLFQIVQHLRGGRLVTAQKLGTWLEVSERTIYRDIADLQSTGVPIDGEAGVGYMMREGFDLPPLMFTRDEIVALVAGARMVRAFGGAAMARAADEALVKIGAVLPDTEKDRIARTEIHTPMWVVSDAAREAIDLIERAIEKRQVLTIDYSDEAGRGTARDIRPLGLWFWGKVWTLVAWCEMRDDFRAFRIDRIASVVIAGRVYKPERGKQLADFYRAVERSEDYGMTPDRAARS, encoded by the coding sequence ATGCGTCGTGCCGACAGGCTCTTCCAGATCGTGCAGCATTTGCGCGGCGGCCGTCTGGTCACTGCCCAGAAGCTGGGCACGTGGCTCGAGGTTTCCGAGCGCACGATCTATCGCGACATCGCCGACCTGCAGTCGACCGGCGTGCCGATCGACGGCGAGGCGGGCGTCGGCTACATGATGAGGGAGGGTTTCGACCTTCCGCCGCTGATGTTCACGCGTGACGAGATCGTGGCGCTGGTCGCCGGCGCCCGCATGGTGCGCGCCTTCGGCGGCGCCGCCATGGCACGGGCCGCTGATGAGGCGCTGGTCAAGATCGGCGCCGTGCTGCCCGATACCGAGAAGGACCGCATCGCCCGCACCGAGATCCACACGCCGATGTGGGTGGTGAGCGATGCCGCGCGCGAGGCGATCGACCTGATCGAGCGCGCCATCGAGAAGCGCCAGGTCCTGACCATCGACTATTCGGATGAGGCCGGGCGCGGCACGGCGCGCGACATCCGGCCGCTTGGCCTGTGGTTTTGGGGCAAGGTGTGGACGCTGGTCGCATGGTGCGAGATGCGCGACGATTTCCGCGCCTTCCGCATCGATCGCATCGCCTCAGTGGTGATTGCCGGCCGCGTCTACAAGCCGGAGCGAGGCAAGCAGCTCGCCGACTTCTACCGCGCGGTGGAGCGCAGCGAGGATTACGGCATGACGCCGGACCGTGCGGCGCGCAGCTAG
- a CDS encoding DUF1013 domain-containing protein, with translation MANTLLMPKATAVWLVDNTALSFEQIAQFCGLHPLEVKAIADGESAQGIKGMDPIMTGQLTRDEIARAEKDPNHRLKLSDPKVRVPESKRKGPRYTPLSKRQDRPNAILWLVRNHPELKDAQISRLVGTTKSTIEQIRERKHWNSANLQPMDPVTLGLASQIDLDMEVNRASRGREQAQPVGDTLLPAALTERLVPAPEKPKDEDAELDANAVFAKLSALKSKDKDTDDEE, from the coding sequence ATGGCCAACACGCTGCTGATGCCCAAGGCGACCGCCGTCTGGCTGGTTGACAACACCGCGCTCTCCTTCGAGCAGATCGCGCAGTTCTGCGGGTTGCATCCGCTCGAGGTCAAGGCGATCGCCGATGGCGAATCGGCGCAAGGCATCAAGGGCATGGACCCGATCATGACCGGTCAGCTGACCCGCGACGAGATCGCGCGCGCCGAGAAGGACCCGAACCATCGGTTGAAGCTGTCCGACCCCAAGGTCAGGGTGCCGGAATCCAAGCGCAAGGGCCCGCGCTACACGCCGCTGTCGAAGCGCCAGGACCGCCCCAACGCCATTCTGTGGCTGGTGCGCAACCATCCCGAATTGAAGGACGCGCAGATATCGCGCCTGGTCGGCACGACCAAATCGACGATCGAGCAGATCCGTGAGCGCAAGCACTGGAATTCGGCCAATCTGCAGCCGATGGACCCGGTGACGCTTGGGCTGGCCTCGCAGATCGACCTCGACATGGAAGTCAACCGCGCCTCGCGCGGCCGCGAGCAGGCGCAGCCGGTCGGCGATACGCTGCTGCCGGCGGCGCTGACGGAACGGCTGGTCCCGGCCCCCGAAAAGCCGAAGGACGAGGACGCCGAGCTCGACGCCAACGCCGTCTTCGCCAAGCTCTCGGCACTGAAGTCGAAGGACAAGGATACGGACGACGAGGAGTAG
- a CDS encoding DUF1127 domain-containing protein: MNPIRAFRNWRMYNETVRELNKLNARQLSDLGINRADIERIARQAL, from the coding sequence ATGAACCCGATCCGCGCTTTCCGTAACTGGCGCATGTACAACGAGACCGTGCGCGAGCTGAACAAGCTCAATGCCCGTCAGCTGAGCGACCTCGGCATCAACCGCGCCGACATCGAGCGTATCGCCCGCCAGGCTCTTTGA
- a CDS encoding DUF899 domain-containing protein → MHRNAVVSREDWFEAHREHLEREKELTRFRDCVAAERRELPWLKLRKDYVFESEQGPKRLAELFGENSQLIVYHFMLAPGSNHRCEGCSFLADHIDGANQHLQHHDVSLVVVSRAPLAELLPYKQRMGWKFDWVSSYASDFNFDMQVSFTDRQIAAGDTTYNFEKRARTSKDLPGTSVFYKEEAGDIFLTFMSRARGGDPLIGAYHYLDMTPKGRDETGPYGGLMDWVRLHDEYEDGREPRASCCD, encoded by the coding sequence ATGCATCGCAATGCCGTCGTTTCACGGGAAGACTGGTTCGAGGCGCACCGAGAGCACCTCGAGCGCGAGAAGGAGCTGACGCGGTTTCGTGATTGCGTCGCCGCCGAGCGGCGCGAATTGCCCTGGCTCAAACTCCGCAAGGACTACGTCTTCGAGAGCGAACAGGGGCCCAAGCGGCTGGCGGAGCTCTTTGGCGAAAACAGCCAGCTGATCGTCTACCACTTCATGCTGGCGCCCGGTTCGAACCATCGCTGCGAGGGCTGCTCCTTCCTCGCCGATCACATTGACGGCGCCAATCAGCATCTCCAGCATCATGATGTGTCGCTGGTCGTGGTGTCGCGTGCGCCGCTGGCCGAGCTCCTGCCCTACAAGCAGCGCATGGGCTGGAAGTTCGACTGGGTGTCGTCCTATGCGTCCGACTTCAACTTCGACATGCAGGTCTCCTTCACCGACAGGCAGATCGCCGCAGGCGACACCACCTACAACTTCGAAAAGCGCGCGCGCACGTCGAAGGACCTGCCCGGCACCAGCGTGTTCTACAAGGAAGAGGCCGGCGATATCTTCCTCACCTTCATGTCACGGGCCCGCGGTGGCGATCCGCTGATCGGCGCCTATCACTATCTCGACATGACGCCGAAGGGCCGTGACGAGACCGGTCCCTATGGCGGCTTGATGGACTGGGTGCGGCTGCATGACGAGTACGAGGACGGCCGCGAGCCGCGGGCAAGCTGTTGCGACTGA
- a CDS encoding SGNH/GDSL hydrolase family protein, translated as MQRLRTLLTWLAFPVYVWQGLGVRRRTTRMLPARGPVMHEMPGTAPAITLLVLGDSSAASVGIGHSENGLAAQLAILIAERTGSAVRWRAAGFNSATSGQIRDHVLPNLSADPWTHIVLAIGTNDTKNFHSVPRFKKEFGGLLYALRAKWPEARVVWSPVLEFTRAPAMPSLLGSILEVRATEMNRMGKRLCLERGAVPASRLPILDPQAGFAVDGFHASEAGYRAWAEHLVGPVLGEHPSA; from the coding sequence ATGCAGCGCCTGCGCACCCTCCTCACCTGGCTCGCCTTTCCGGTCTATGTCTGGCAAGGGCTCGGCGTTCGCCGCCGCACCACCCGCATGCTGCCGGCGCGCGGTCCGGTCATGCACGAGATGCCAGGCACGGCGCCGGCGATCACGCTTCTGGTGTTGGGCGATTCCTCTGCCGCTTCGGTCGGCATCGGCCATTCCGAGAACGGGCTCGCGGCGCAGCTGGCCATCCTGATTGCCGAGCGGACGGGCAGCGCGGTGCGCTGGCGGGCGGCCGGCTTCAACTCGGCGACCTCAGGCCAGATCCGCGACCATGTCCTGCCCAATCTGTCGGCCGATCCATGGACGCACATCGTGCTTGCCATCGGCACCAACGACACGAAGAATTTCCATTCGGTGCCGCGCTTCAAGAAGGAGTTCGGCGGCCTGCTCTACGCGCTGCGCGCCAAATGGCCGGAGGCGCGCGTGGTGTGGTCGCCGGTGCTGGAGTTCACGCGGGCACCGGCCATGCCGTCCCTGCTTGGCAGTATCCTCGAGGTCAGGGCGACCGAGATGAACCGGATGGGCAAGCGCCTCTGCCTGGAGCGCGGCGCGGTGCCGGCGTCGCGCCTGCCGATCCTCGACCCGCAGGCCGGCTTTGCCGTCGACGGATTTCATGCCTCCGAAGCCGGCTACCGCGCCTGGGCGGAGCATCTTGTCGGCCCTGTTCTGGGTGAGCATCCCTCGGCGTAG
- a CDS encoding NAD(P)H-quinone oxidoreductase, whose amino-acid sequence MASGQKIPAKMTAIAISEPGGPRVLKPETRDVPVPGPGEVLIRVRAAGVNRPDVLQRKGAYPPPPGASDLPGLEVSGEVAALGDEISRWRIGDRVCALTPGGGYAEYVKVHAGSVLPLPAGFTHTEAAAVPETYFTVWHNVFERGGLKRGETLLVHGGSSGIGTTAIQLASAFGAYVITTAGSREKCDACLKLGADRAINYREEDFVAAVKDATGGKGANVILDMIAGDYVTRNYEAAAVEGRIVQIAVQGGAAANVDFSKLMVKRLTHTGSTLRPRTVEFKAAIAAALEAQVWPLLGSRKIAPVMDTILPLSEAWRAHERMEDGEHIGKIVLDVD is encoded by the coding sequence ATGGCGAGCGGACAGAAGATTCCGGCGAAGATGACGGCGATCGCGATCTCCGAGCCCGGCGGGCCGCGGGTGCTGAAGCCGGAAACCCGTGACGTGCCCGTGCCGGGGCCGGGCGAGGTCCTGATCCGGGTGCGTGCCGCGGGGGTCAACCGGCCGGATGTGCTGCAGCGCAAGGGCGCCTATCCGCCGCCGCCCGGCGCCTCCGACCTGCCCGGCCTCGAAGTCTCGGGCGAGGTCGCCGCACTTGGCGACGAGATATCGCGCTGGCGCATCGGCGACCGGGTTTGCGCGCTCACCCCAGGCGGCGGCTATGCCGAATATGTCAAGGTGCATGCCGGCAGCGTGCTGCCGCTGCCGGCGGGCTTCACCCATACCGAAGCGGCGGCGGTGCCGGAGACCTATTTCACCGTTTGGCACAATGTGTTCGAGCGTGGCGGCCTGAAGCGCGGCGAAACGCTGCTCGTGCATGGCGGTTCGTCGGGCATCGGCACCACGGCGATCCAGCTGGCGTCAGCTTTCGGCGCCTATGTCATCACCACCGCCGGCAGCAGGGAGAAATGCGACGCCTGCCTGAAGCTCGGCGCCGACCGCGCGATCAATTACCGCGAGGAGGACTTCGTCGCCGCGGTCAAGGACGCGACTGGCGGCAAGGGGGCCAATGTCATCCTCGATATGATCGCCGGAGACTATGTGACGCGCAACTACGAGGCCGCGGCGGTGGAAGGCCGCATCGTCCAGATCGCCGTGCAGGGCGGGGCGGCGGCGAACGTCGATTTCTCCAAGCTCATGGTCAAGCGTCTCACCCACACCGGCTCGACGCTGAGGCCGCGCACGGTCGAATTCAAGGCGGCGATCGCGGCGGCGCTGGAGGCGCAGGTCTGGCCGCTGCTTGGCAGCCGCAAGATTGCGCCGGTGATGGACACGATCCTGCCGCTCAGCGAAGCCTGGCGGGCGCATGAGCGGATGGAGGATGGCGAGCATATCGGCAAGATCGTGCTCGACGTCGACTAG
- a CDS encoding DUF1192 domain-containing protein codes for MAIFDDEPVKKARPHEIGQDLALLSVDELSERIGMLRDEIARLETELKAKSSTKSAAEALFRRG; via the coding sequence ATGGCGATCTTCGACGACGAACCCGTAAAGAAAGCGCGCCCGCATGAGATCGGGCAGGATCTGGCCCTGCTTTCGGTCGATGAATTATCCGAGCGGATCGGCATGCTGCGCGACGAGATCGCTCGACTGGAAACCGAGCTGAAGGCCAAGAGCTCGACCAAATCGGCCGCCGAGGCGCTGTTCCGCCGCGGATAG